From one bacterium genomic stretch:
- a CDS encoding MerR family transcriptional regulator → MKLKTSEDHQQIGELSRSLGVTARTLRLYEQMGLIDAPQRTEGGIRYYTKDDIRRIKFVLKLKELGLSLQQMQELAEIYSESKMPDRIMPRLIELLDSHTDAIHRRIGKLSSLARDISDYRKRIVDFYGIRR, encoded by the coding sequence ATGAAGCTGAAAACCAGCGAAGACCACCAGCAGATCGGGGAGCTTTCCCGTTCGCTCGGGGTGACCGCCCGGACGCTGCGGCTCTACGAGCAGATGGGGCTGATCGACGCGCCGCAGCGGACCGAGGGGGGGATCCGGTATTACACGAAGGACGACATCCGGCGGATCAAGTTCGTCCTGAAATTGAAAGAGCTGGGGCTGTCGCTCCAGCAGATGCAGGAGCTCGCGGAGATCTACAGCGAATCGAAGATGCCGGACAGGATCATGCCGCGTCTGATTGAGCTGCTCGACTCCCACACGGACGCGATCCACCGGAGGATCGGAAAGCTGTCGTCCCTCGCGCGGGACATCTCGGACTACCGGAAGCGGATCGTCGACTTCTACGGCATCCGGAGGTAG
- a CDS encoding sigma 54-interacting transcriptional regulator translates to MHDAAVAPLAGERMLAAILNSLSEAVITVGRDHRIAGFNRAAERLVGISAGDALGKDCREVLRASFGPAQHDCPMGELGVGGRPRVDVEGTLVRPDGRIVPVSASWAFFTSERGEVHGFVISFRSFEEIERIAEERKSKFPFSDIVGKTPRIQRIFDLVEVVKDTDSTVLITGESGTGKGLFARAIHDLSPRREKPFVKVNAAALTETLLESELFGHVKGAFTGAVADKVGRFEAADGGTIFLDEIGEISPALQVKLLRVLQDHEFERVGSSRTQRADVRVIAATNRELKEEMRAGRFREDLFYRLNVIPLAVPPLRERREDIPLLVDHILKALRKRGLNRVRAVSPEAMRRLMEYPWPGNVRELENVLERGAVCSRGAVLGVEDIADEVREHGRGRPEEAAAVPVPDLLPTREDASHRPTDDATAGERGLLLRALGEHRWNKGAAAAALGIDRSTLWRKMKRLGIS, encoded by the coding sequence TTGCATGACGCGGCGGTGGCCCCCCTCGCCGGGGAGAGGATGCTCGCGGCGATCCTGAACAGTCTGTCCGAGGCGGTGATCACGGTCGGCCGGGACCACCGCATTGCAGGATTCAACCGCGCCGCGGAACGCCTGGTGGGGATTTCCGCGGGGGATGCGCTGGGGAAGGATTGCCGCGAGGTCCTTCGCGCCTCGTTCGGGCCCGCGCAGCACGACTGCCCGATGGGGGAGCTTGGTGTGGGGGGACGGCCCCGGGTCGACGTCGAGGGCACCCTCGTCCGCCCCGACGGCCGCATCGTTCCCGTCTCCGCGAGCTGGGCGTTCTTCACGAGCGAGAGGGGGGAGGTGCACGGTTTCGTCATCTCGTTCCGCAGCTTCGAGGAGATCGAGCGGATCGCCGAAGAGCGGAAGTCGAAATTCCCGTTCAGCGACATCGTCGGGAAAACGCCGAGGATTCAACGGATCTTCGACCTCGTCGAGGTGGTGAAGGACACGGATTCGACCGTGCTGATCACCGGGGAGAGCGGGACCGGGAAAGGGCTGTTCGCACGCGCGATCCACGACCTGTCGCCCCGGAGAGAGAAGCCGTTCGTCAAGGTCAACGCGGCGGCCCTCACGGAGACGCTGCTCGAGTCCGAACTGTTCGGTCACGTCAAGGGAGCCTTCACGGGCGCCGTGGCGGACAAGGTGGGGCGGTTCGAGGCGGCCGATGGCGGGACGATCTTCCTCGACGAGATCGGCGAGATCTCCCCGGCCCTCCAGGTGAAGCTGCTTCGCGTCCTCCAGGACCACGAGTTCGAGCGCGTCGGAAGCAGCAGGACCCAGCGGGCGGACGTCCGCGTGATCGCCGCCACGAACCGGGAACTGAAGGAAGAGATGCGCGCCGGGCGGTTCCGGGAGGATCTCTTCTACCGCCTGAACGTGATCCCCCTCGCCGTCCCGCCGCTGCGCGAGCGCCGGGAGGATATCCCCCTGCTGGTGGATCACATCCTGAAGGCCCTCCGGAAGCGCGGGCTCAACCGGGTGCGCGCCGTCTCCCCCGAGGCGATGCGCCGCCTGATGGAGTACCCGTGGCCCGGCAACGTCCGGGAGCTGGAGAACGTGCTGGAGCGCGGGGCCGTCTGCTCCCGGGGCGCGGTGCTCGGGGTGGAGGACATCGCGGACGAGGTGCGGGAGCACGGCCGCGGCCGCCCGGAGGAGGCGGCAGCCGTTCCCGTCCCGGACCTCCTCCCGACCCGGGAAGACGCCTCCCATCGGCCGACGGACGACGCCACGGCCGGGGAAAGGGGTCTCCTGCTTCGGGCGCTCGGGGAGCACCGGTGGAACAAGGGGGCCGCCGCGGCGGCGCTGGGGATCGACCGCTCCACCCTCTGGCGGAAGATGAAACGGCTCGGTATCTCCTGA
- a CDS encoding DUF2892 domain-containing protein translates to MNVERWIRVIAGTFVLMSLGLGWYVSPWFLLFTAFVGLNLFQSGWTNWCLMEKILIKYGVPER, encoded by the coding sequence ATGAACGTCGAGCGTTGGATCCGCGTGATCGCGGGGACCTTTGTGCTGATGAGCCTCGGGCTTGGGTGGTACGTTTCCCCCTGGTTCCTGCTGTTCACCGCTTTTGTTGGGCTCAACCTGTTCCAGTCGGGGTGGACGAACTGGTGCCTGATGGAGAAGATCCTGATCAAATATGGCGTGCCCGAGAGATAG